TCGCTGTTGGCGGCGTATGCGGCGAAGATGATCAGGATGGTCAGTGCGGCGAAGACGCCGGCGCCTCGCCATCCGTAGACCAGGCCGGCCAGCAGTGGCGTACAGATGGTGACATAGCTCAGGGGGCTGGCCGGGGTGGCGGTGATCAGCAGCAGCGCGCCGAAGAAGGCGTCGATGCCGAGCAGCCAGGGATGCCGCAGCAGCAGCGGGCCGAAGCGCTCCCAGTCGCGGAAGAGTACGTACGAGCCCATGAAGGTGGCCAGGATCGCGATGCCGACGAGGAGGGTGGGCCAGCCGGATGCCGCGCCCACGACGGCGAAGGGGGTGGCCAGTGCGATCATCGCCAGCCGGAATCCGAAGACCTGGCGGCACATGGCCTGGAGCGCGCTCAGTTGAATCTTGAGCGCGGGCTCGGCGGGAACGGCAACCTCGGAGGCGACGCCGAGCAGGCCGTCCGCCCTCAGAGTGCCGGCCGGTCCGGTCGGCACGTGGTGCAGTGCCATGGAGCTTTCCCCCTTCCTCGGGATCCCCCGCTCATCCGCCGATGCTCATGCCCGAGCCGAGGAACATGCCTGCCCCGATGAGCAGGATGGTGGCCGGGACCATGAGCATGGTGACGATGCCCGTCGCCTGTGGCACCGCTTTGGACGCCCGGCGACGGGCGTTCTGGGCGTCCGTACGACGCATGTCGTTGGCGATGGCGATCAGGGTGTCGACGATGGGCGCACCGAGTTCCTCACCCTGCTGGAGCGCGGTGACGAACTGGGCCACCTGCTCGGACGCGTTGCGCTTGCGGAGCTGCTCGAAGGCGTCGCGGCGGCTCATCCCCATGTCCATCTGACGGAGCGTGATCTTAAGCTCGTCGGCCCAGGGGCCCCGGTAGCGCTCCGCGACCCGGTCGAGGGCCTGGCGGAATCCGAGGCCCGCGGAGACGACGACCGCGAGTACGTCGAGGAAGTCCGGCAGCGTTCGTTCGATGGCGGCCTTGCGTGCGCGGGTGGCCGCCCAGATCCCCACCTCGGCCCACCAGACGCCGAACGCCACGAACAGCAGGGCGAGGAAGGGGTGCGCGTTGATGAGCAGGGCGAACGCTCCGAGCGCGCCGATGAATCCATAGACGGCGCGGCGGGCGGCGTAACGGTCCACGGTCAGGCCGCCGGGGTTGCCCGCCATGTCGAGCCGTATGCGCAGCTTGTTGACTCGTTTGGGGCCCATCATGCGCAGCACCGCGGGCGCGTAGCGCATGCCGAGGCGGTCGATTCCGCTGCCCACGGCGCTGGTGCGGGTGGAGCCCACTTCGAGGGCGAGTGCCAGATCCGAGGGCAGTCTGGCCTCGGCGCGGTAGAGCCTGATCCCGTAGAGCATGCCGGTGACGGACAGTCCGGCGGCGAGTGCGAGCAGCAGTTCCATGACGCCCCCTCAGACTTCGATCTTGGCAAGTCGGCGGACGAGGAAGAAGCCGACGAGGTAGAGCCCGAGGGCGATCAGGACAACCGCCTGCCCCAGGGTGTTTCCGGTGATCTTGTCCAGTGCGCCGTCCCACACGCTGTCCATGAGCATCAGCATCGCGAGGCCCATCCCGGGGACGATGTACGCGGTCAGCGTCACCTGCGACAGCTGGGTTCGGACCTCGCGGCGGGTCTCCTTGCGCTCTTCCAGCGTCTCCGTGAGGTTGCGCAGGGAGCTGACGATGGCGCCGCCCGAGCGGTTCGACAGGACGAGAGTGGTGACCAGGACGACCAGTTCGCGGGAGGGCAGCCGGTCCGCCAGCTCACCGAGAGCGTCGTCGATGGAATGCCCGAGGGCCAGGGCGCTCGCGACCTTGGCCAGTTCGTCTCCCGCCGGCTCGTCCAGTTCCTCGGCGGCCAGGCTGATCGCCATCCGCAGGGCGAGTCCGGCCTGGGTGGCATTGGCGATGATGCGGGAGAGTTCGGGCAGCTGGTTGATGAACTTCTCGATGCGCTTCTGACGCTGCCAGTTGAGGAAGGCGAAGGCGGACCAGAGCGCGATCAGTCCCGCGATCGGGCCGAAGAAGGAGGCGAGTAACGAGCTGGCGAGGAGCCAGAAGCCGGCCACGGCGGCGACCATGTAGACGAAGAACTCACCGGGGGTGAGATCGAGACCGGTGGCAGCGAGACGACGCTCGATCTTCTTGCCGAAGGAGGTCTGTTTGAGTCTTCGGTCGATGCCCCTGA
This window of the Streptomyces sp. SLBN-118 genome carries:
- a CDS encoding DUF5936 domain-containing protein, coding for MELLLALAAGLSVTGMLYGIRLYRAEARLPSDLALALEVGSTRTSAVGSGIDRLGMRYAPAVLRMMGPKRVNKLRIRLDMAGNPGGLTVDRYAARRAVYGFIGALGAFALLINAHPFLALLFVAFGVWWAEVGIWAATRARKAAIERTLPDFLDVLAVVVSAGLGFRQALDRVAERYRGPWADELKITLRQMDMGMSRRDAFEQLRKRNASEQVAQFVTALQQGEELGAPIVDTLIAIANDMRRTDAQNARRRASKAVPQATGIVTMLMVPATILLIGAGMFLGSGMSIGG
- a CDS encoding type II secretion system F family protein, whose protein sequence is MNRLDQLTIGATLLFSALLIAGAHTYASGRAQRAALEHRLSSTQQITTPGRRRRFRGIDRRLKQTSFGKKIERRLAATGLDLTPGEFFVYMVAAVAGFWLLASSLLASFFGPIAGLIALWSAFAFLNWQRQKRIEKFINQLPELSRIIANATQAGLALRMAISLAAEELDEPAGDELAKVASALALGHSIDDALGELADRLPSRELVVLVTTLVLSNRSGGAIVSSLRNLTETLEERKETRREVRTQLSQVTLTAYIVPGMGLAMLMLMDSVWDGALDKITGNTLGQAVVLIALGLYLVGFFLVRRLAKIEV